The DNA segment GACCTCCAAAGACATTGGAGATGTCATCCTCGACCCGGATCGGATGACGCAAGCCATGATCAACCTTTACGTCAATGCCATTCAGGCCATGCCGGATGGAGGCACGCTTGCAGTCGATGCCAACAGGCATGGAGCTTTCTTGCAGTTGACGGTTTCAGATACAGGCGCAGGGCTTTCTGATGCTGATGTGTCGCGCATATTTGACCCGTACTTCACCACCAAACAGACCGGAACAGGGTTGGGCCTTGCCATCGTGAGCAAGATTGTCGAAGCCCATTCCGGCGAAATCAAAGTTGAATATACCGGGCCAAATGGAACAGCTTTTACCATTCTCATTCCGATAGAATCAAAAGGAACGGCGTAAATATGAGTGCCAAGATTTTAGTTGTAGACGATGACAAAGCACACCTATCAATGCTTGAAACGATGCTTACGGGGTGGGGGTATGCTGTTGTGGGCGTGGAAGATGGGGCAGACGCCATTGAGAAGGTGAAGGAGGCTCCCTTTGACGCTGTTCTGATGGACGTCAGAATGGCAAGAATCGGTGGCATTGAAGCCCTGAGCCAGATCAAGGAATATAACCCGGCCATTCCGGTTGTGATCATGACCGCATACTCTTCCGTTGATACGGCTGTGGAGGCGATGAAGTTGGGGGCGTATGACTACCTGACCAAGCCCTTGAACTTTGATGAACTCAATATGACTTTGGAGCGTTCTCTGGACCACATGACGCTCATCAAGGAAAACCAGTCCCTCAAAGAGAGAATATCGGAAGACTCAAGCCTGACGGACATTATCGGCAACAGCAAGCCCATGAACGAGCTTATCAGTATGGTTAAGACTGTCGCATCGACTGAGGCCACGATCTTGATCTCCGGCGAGAGTGGCACCGGGAAGGAACTGTTTGCCAAAGCGATCCACGCAAACAGCAACCGGAAGAAGGCATCGCTTGTGACTGTCAATTGCGCTGCCCTGACTGACACTCTCTTAGAATCAGAACTCTTCGGCCATGAAAAAGGTGCGTTCACTGGAGCAGACAAGAAAAGGGATGGCCGTTTCATGCAAGCCAACGGTGGTTCCATATTCTTGGATGAGGTTGGTGAAATACCGATGCCAATGCAGGCAAAGTTGCTCCGGGCAATTCAAGAGCGAGAAATCCAACGAGTCGGCAGTGACAAAGTCTTGAAGGTTGATGTCCGAATCATCGCAGCAACCAACAGAGACCTCTTGGTTGAAGTCGAAAAAGGGAATTTCCGAGAAGACCTGTATTACAGGCTGAACGTGGTGAACCTCTGGATTCCGTCTTTGAAGGAGCGTGGAGAGGATACACCACTGTTGGCTACATTTTTCTTGAAGCGTTTCTCCGAGTTCAACAGAAAGCAGTTGAAGGGATTTACCCCCATGGCAATGGATGTGCTCGTGAAATATGATTGGCCCGGAAATGTCCGTGAACTGGAAAACGCAGTGGAAAGAGCAGTCATTCTTTCCGCTGGTGAATACGTGTCTGAAAAGGATTTGCCTTCAGCACTTACGCAGCATTTCGAAAATGTTAGTGGCTCCAATGGAGGCCAGCATCACGTAGGCGGCAAGTCGCTGCAAGAGATCGAAAAGGTTGCCATCGAAGAAACGCTGACACAGACGGAAGGCAATAAAAGCGAGGCGGCAAAGCTGCTGGGCATCACGCGCACGACGTTGGACAATAAGATCAAGAAGTATGAAATATTTATTAAGAAATAACGATCGCGTTTTTTTACTGTCTCGCAATTAGAAATTATTATTACAACAGTCAGACATTTAAGAGGAGGGGGAACCACTTGGGGCGCTTTCTAAGCGTGCGTTTTTTCCCTTTCTATGGAGTGTCCCCCTGAAGACGACTAAACGGAGGCGGCTTTCAAGCCGCCTCCGTTTATGTGCCCCTAAACAAAACGGCCCGACACTTCCCCAAGTGTCGGGCCATTCAAGGAGAAAGGGGCAACGCTGAAAGTTACCACCCCATGAAATTGCGAATTCTCAACTCTTCCTGTCGAGCTTGCTCATGAGTGCTCATTGACAAAACCTGTTCAGGTTTGGCTCCAGCCCGGAAAAACAAATGCAAAGTTCCTTGGGAAAAATTAGAGCTACCAACAGAGTGGCTCCTTTCTCCTGCACCAACGTCACGCAAATCTGAAAGCCGGTACATCTCCCCGCCGAAATAGATAGCGTCGGCCCCACGATCAATCACCAGGTAGCCTCCACGTCGATACTTAGCCGGCACGTAGAAATCGACCTGGATCTCACCGCACTCAATCGCTCGTTTAATTCTATTGTAGGTAGGCACAGCGAATATGTGACTGAATGCAAATAAAAGCGTGATAATGCCCACCGGAACGAGAAACCAAAAGGCTATAAGAGACCAAAAGGCAGCAATATCATTCATGCCGAGTGCAGCAGACACGATCAGTAGAGTAACAACAACTCCTAGCCCTTTTAAATCCCTGACCACAGGGTTTAGGCCAATGATATCCTTCAGCTGATCCTTGACAGAATTACCCCCTTCTTGACTGAAGGGAATACTGTTCGTGCTAAAATTCATATGGCCTCCATTTCAGAATTGATTTCGAACTCTCAAATACGTATAAAGTATACGTATGATTGTTAAAAAAATCAATTTCATTCTATGAGTCTCAATCTCGGTCAAGCAAATTCGAGCCAGCCCCTCCCGTCCCTTCAACCACTTCTGACACCTCTCCAGGCCTATTGGGGTTATATCCAGAGCTTCCTCCAGAGGATTCACCACCTCCCTTCTTACCTTGGTTATCACCTCTCTGAGGCTTGCTACTAGGCTTAGGGGAACTATGCGTCACATTCCCCACACCTCCCATAATTATTTGCCTCATAGAATCAGCATGTCCTGCGAGGCCCATTGTAGAAGCCTGATGACCTATCCAACTCATAACTTTACGCGGCAGGTGAGAATAGCCTTGGGAGCAAAGGAAAGAAAACATATAGACGAAAAGTACACTCATGATAATACACATGAAGAAACTAGTTAAAATGCCTGTATGGGATGAAACCGAACTAATATCTGCATTCGAATAACTGTAATAAAATGCTTCAAATATTCTAGCGACAATCCAGCCCATCACTCTCATGATCATAAATATAATTATAAAACCAGCGACATAGAGAGGTGGTTTAAAAAGAATCTCAAGGAATTGGTAGTATCCCTGACTACCCATTTCGCCTGCAAGGCCGTCTGCTTGAGTACTCCATGCATGGGCAGCCACCCAAAAAGGTGCGGCTACCATCACTTCTACGACAAGCAACAGAAATCCAACCATAGCAATACACCAATACAACATAGGCATAAGAGGTATTACATAGGCAAATATAATTCCGATTGTGTACAGTCCATCAGTAATTTTAACCACCGATTCGGCTATGTACTTTGCCCCTTCTATACCGGCTCCAGCAGCTCCTTCAAGCTGTCCACCTGTGAAGACACCAACAACTTTCCCAAACAAACTCTCGGTAAAGCCCTCCCCGTAACCTGAGGCCATGCGCAATCCCAGCCCTGCACTCCAAAGCATGGCACTTGCATCCATTATTCGATGTCCAAATTGCGCGACTACGAGCGTAGGATCTTCATTTTCAAAGCGATTCAACAGATCTTGGAGGAAAAAACGCCCAGAAAAAGCATATAACGCATCTTCAACCATGCTAGACACATCTCCAGCTAGCATAGCTTGCTTGATGGACGTACCTACTTGTGATGGATCGGGTTGCGCATTAAATTTCGCATCGCCTACGGATAAGGCTATTCCCAGACCACCAAAAAGAAAATCTTCGGCTTGTCGGCTAACAGCCTTGGTATCCATTCGGCTCAAGTTAACCGGGCTAGCAACTATATCTCGTGCTTCCCTAGAAAGCTGAGACATCATCAACGGCCATGCGCCAGCTGCCATCCAGCCAAGTTCTTTAGTCTTGCCAACAAACTTCTGAGAATCTTGTGTGATCTGATATTGAGGGTAGTATGACGCAAAGTTTTGAATGACCGGCATGACGGAACTTTGATACGCATTAACAGCTGAAATCAGCCAATTGGAATCAGTTTGCTCTACACCGTATACGATTCTGGAGGCAGCCGGGAAAATCACATTATTCATAGCTATGATGCCGTTCACTTTCGCCAACATCATAGGGTCTTTGACATCACCAGGGATTTCGATAGTGCCGAGATCCTCTGAATCTAGACCACGCCCTGGAGGAACCGCGAATTTAAAAATCCACTTTGGCCTGTCGTTTGAAAACAAGCTGAAGTCATTGGACTCAAGGGTTGAACTATGGGCACTGGTGGAAAACGGTAAAAAGCCTACCCACACCGGAGAAATTGGCTGGGAACCTCGTTTCAAAAATTCCCTATTCTCATCAATGGACTCTTTGCTAATGTAATTCTGAACCAAGCCTGCCTGCATCAAAACACGCGCGATATTCTTGGCCTCCTCTTGCATCTGTGGAGGCATTTCAGCCGTGACTGCAGCAAAATTGGATTTAGCCAAATGATCCATGGAAAAGTAATAGATGCTATTTGCCCAGGTGCATGCCCAACCGAGGCATACAAGAATTCCAGCTTGAAAAAGGGAAATCCCCCCCGAAAGCATAGGAGTCGTCATGGTCATTCCAAACATGCAACGGATCGGCCACCACACACCATTGAAACGCCTACCTCCGACCGTGCCCTCCTGGGCAGTTCCACCCAGAGACATAACAAAGGTCCATATCGACCAACCAACAACCGCCGCCATGAGCAGCGTGTTGATCTCGGAGAGAATTTTGAAAAAGGGGGTGTTGACCGAGGCGTGCTCTGTAATCGCCCACCAGTTCTCTCCAAATATCTTCGAGAATGCGATCGCGGACATGTCGGTTGGGGAAAGGTCAGGAGAGATAGGTATGGCCATACTATTCACCAAGCTCCTTCATCGTCTTTACAACCATGCTTCTAGCTACATCAGTATCAAAACTTAAGCCGCCTATTGTAATCATTGGGGTACTCGTTGCGTCTAAGAAATGAATGAAGTCTTCCCCCCGCCCCTCAGAAATCAACTTTTCAATCACTGCTCGATGCTGACTTGAGGAGCTTCCCCTCTCTCCTTGAGCCACTTTCTCGGCCTCCTTCTCAAGTAAATCCAAATTCAATTTTCCCTGTTCGCCAAGAAGCACCATTTTTGCTTTATATGCATCGGCATCTTTTTTGATTACCGAACATATATCAATCCACCTCAAGACCTCAGAAGAAAGACAACCACTACTGCCTTTTCTCTTTTTTGTTCTTGTTCTCTTTTGGGGGTTCTCTTCAAAGAGGTACTGATTCTCTTTGGGTGACATCTTGTCACCGTTGGAGGGGTGACTTTTTGTCGCTCCTAGGGGTGACTTTTTGTCATCCCTAGGGCGACTTTTTGTCACCCTGTCAGACTCTTGCTTTGTCCGAGTCAAAGCTGAATCAAAAATTGGATGCCAAAGGAAATAATAACGATTGGTTGTCTGCAGACGACTTTTCTTTCTGAAGCAACGCTCAACTTCAATGAACTTTTTTTCAATCAACTCATTGAGACAGCGTTGTACGGTTCGTCCGCTACAGCCGAGCCCTTCTGCAATGGTATCAACACCAGGAAAACAATCACCGGTTTCACCTGCATGTTGTGCTAACTTCCCCCAAACAAGTTTAGATGAAAGCTGTAACCCATCGAAACTCGCTACAATATCAGGAATAAATAACCCCACAAAAAGCTTGTAAGGCAAAAAGCGCACACCGGGTTGCATAACTTTAGCTGGCTGCCGTTTCAGATAGGGAGTCTATCAACTCAAGGATATCCTCAACACGCCAAGCCCTTGTTCTTTTCGTCAACTGCACAGGTTTTGGATATTTTCCAGACTTAACCCCACGCAACCAAGTACTGCGACTGAGGGGAATAACGGCAAGGACTTGAGGCAGGCGAACAAAGCCCACTTGCGGAAAAGGTTGTTTCATATGTTCCTCCATAGATTATGGCATTCACATGAATGCCTTTACTCTTGGTGAAACCTTATGGAACAAAATCGATTATTAGTAACATTACAACTACCTCTATTATGAGGTGGTTAAAATGTAGAATTATAACTTGAGGTTATTTATAACAAGAGCCCCCAAAGTAGACTCGGCAAAAGGGTTACCAGTAAGACCAAGGGGTTTTTTAGTGTAATCAAGAAACAGTTTAGCAAACGTTAAAAATGGCCCACTGAACCCTGCGCCATCTGAACGTTTAGCACCACGGCCTTCTCCTCCAGCCTTATGATAATACTTCTGAAGCCATTTCAAGCAACGTTCAATTGCAAAATTTTCAGGACGCCCAGAAGGATATGGCAAGCTTCTCTCATCCATGATTTTTTTCCTACAAAGAGCAAGATAGTCGCTGACATTTTTCCCATCTAGGGCGATTTCTCCGACTTCATCGTCGAATAATTTACATTCTTTGACAACCAACCGAGGAAAACCATCCCCTTCACCCCTATCTACAAAACAATTCACAGATGGACGTACATGCTCGTACAGATACAACTTAATTGGATCATATTCATCTTCGCCTAAGGTTCCCGGGGAATCCCACTCGAGAAAAGACTCAAGTAATCTACATGCTTTCTCAACATGTTTGAGCAACTCTTTTCTTTCGTCAGCTAAAGGCCTGTCCACACAACCTCTCAGCTGACAAACATATCCCGCGAGTGCCCTTTTTATACCTTCACGAATGTCTTCGTTTAGCTTTAGGCCTGTCTGTCCCTCTATTGCCTCAAAATTGATCTCAGGAAGGACGTCTAGATTAACACCGCTCCAAGACTCCCCTTTCCGACCAACAAAAGTATTTAATTTCGACCTTTCGCTCATACTCACCCCACCTTCTGAGAAAACAATGGAACAACCTTCCCGCCAGCCTTCAAACTATCCAAATAGTCTGCCCAAGCTTGCATCATTAGTTTACGCTCCGGCAGATGCTCAGCGTAATTGTAGCTCGCCCTCACCTTGTCTTTAGGCGTGTGGGCCAACTGCCGCTCAATGGCATCCTTATGCCAGCCATGCTCATTTAAAAGTGTTGAAGCCATAGACCTGAAGCCATGCCCTGTCATTTCGGTTTTGTCGTATCCAATACGCCGAAGAGATACATTGATCGTATTTTCAGACATCGGGCGTGCCGACGTTCGCACACTTGGAAAGACATACCCAGAGGGGCCAGTAAGTGGATGAAGTTCTGTTAAGACCTCCACGGCCTGAGTGGACAGGGGGACAATATGGGGACTTCCTCCTTTCATTTTCTCCGCAGGTATCCGCCACTCGCTCCCCTCCAAATCAACTTCACCCCATTCTGCGTTCCTGAGTTCTCCTGGACGCACAAAAACCAAGGGAGCGAACCGAAGAGCGCAATGCACCACCAAAGTCCCTGAGAAGCCATCTACAGCCCTTAAGAGGGGGCCGATTTCCTTAGGGTCGGTTATCGAAGGATGATGTTTCACCTTCCTCGCAGGAGGGAGCGCACCCTTGATATCCGCAGCAGGATCTCGCTCAGCTCGTCCGGCAGCCACTGCATAGCGGAAGACCTGGGACATTATTTGACGAATACGCCGAGCTGTCTCTACGGCTCCTCGTTTCTCGCATCGTTGAACGACTCCAAGCATATCCTCAACGCCAAGCTCCGATATGGGCCTGTCTCCAATGAAGGGGAAGATGTTCTTCTTCATCCGTTCCATTGTGGTTTTCGCGTGGCGCTCACTCCACCCTGAGCCTACCTGTTTCCCGAACCATTCCCTTGCAATGGCTTCAAATGCCTCACTTGCACTTGCTTTCCTCTTGTCCTCCTTGCGCTTCCGAGAAGGATCATGACCTTGAGCAATGAGGGTTTTCAGGTCTCCCCGCTTAAGTCGTGCTTCTTGCAAACTGATGTAAGGATATGGCCCCAGAGACAGCATGGTCCGCTTGCCATTGATTTGGTAGCGAAATCGCCACCACTTACGCCCTTTCGGGTTAACGACTAGAGATAGGCCTTCACCATCATTCAGGGTGAATTCTTTGGATTTCGGTTTGGCTGCTTTGATCTTGGCATCTGTCAGCGGCATGTAGTCTTCTCCTGAGAGTGGTATAATGAAAAATGGTATATTTCGATTTATACCATTTTTTGTACCTTTATACCAGCCATCTCAAGACACCCTATGACACCGCAAGGCACACAAAAAGAAACAAAAAAGCCCTCATTTTGAGGGCTTATGACACTTTATGAACCAAAGTGATTTTATTCTATGGCGGAGAGGGAGGGATTCGAACCCCCGGACGAGTTGCCCCGCCTCTGGTTTTCAAGACCAGCGCATTAAACCGAGCTCTGCCACCTCTCCGTGAACTGATTGTTATTTGTTACAATCGAATCCGGGAGAAACTTTGTAGGAGTGACTCCAAGAATTGTCAAGATGAAAACCATGTTAAATGCTTGGGGGTATAAGAATTGGGTTCTCAGAACTTCTTTTGAACAAAATAACACCTACTAAGAGTGAAGAGACACGCTATTGGGTCCTGAAAGTTCATAATTCTAGATGAATATGAACACATTCATCCATGATAAGAGCATGGACATAATTGTCTTAACAAAACCGATCTTAGTTGTTAGAGAATATTCCATTAAACATGTCAGCAGGTTCGAATCTAGGCGACCTCAAAAGGACTTGATCACGTCCTTTCTCGTAGCCCCCCCCTTTGACATGTTTCATGGCATATCGTAAGTGAAAAATGAGCAACTATTCATACAAACCGATTGGATAGAGAATGAAAAATCCGCAAGATGTTTTTGCAGACTACCTTTCGAACAAGAGTCTCAAGATGACCCCCCAAAGGCGACTCATTTTGGACACGTTCATTAAACAAAATGCCCATCTTTCTTCTGAAGAACTGTATATCAAGGTCAAAAGAAGAGATAAATCGGTTGGGCAAGCAACGGTCTATAGGACCCTCAAGCTACTCAATGAAGCAGGTCTTATAGAGCCATTGGACTTTGCAGACGGTGTTACCAGATATGAGCTATCATATGGTGAAACTCACCATGACCACCTCATTTGTGAACAATGTGGGCAAAACATAGAAATTCTCGATACGATGATTGAAAAACGCCAGGAAGAGTTGGCGCAAGAGCATGGATTTGCCCTGCTTCGGCACAAGATGTACCTCTATGGTTATTGCAAAGATTGTCGTTCGAAGAAAAAATAATCTATTAGCGAGTTGTATCGTGTAAAAATTGTTTTAAAGCCTTCATTTCACCATGAAGGCTTTTCCAACTGTACCGTCCATCCAGCTTCTCCCCTTCAGCTGTAAATTGAATCCCAAGCCCGATAGCCCCACCCCGTCCACGAAAGCGACTTCGAATGACACCAACAACTGTAAAATATGAAAATTTTTTACTTTTTGGGTTCCAGACACTAACCCGTAGAATCAATTCATTTCCTTGATTTAGAGTGGGCAAACCTCCTTTGGGATGTAAAATAAACATGCGCATCCCACCCGCAGAGATATTCTCTACGCTTAATCGCATTTTTTCCCCATAGCGTGCTGGATTATTTATAGTTTGCAAATCCGGTTTTGCCATCCAGAATGATTTTCGCTTGTTCCCCTCCCAAGCCTTGACCCTGATAGCTCCTTCCCGCGTAACTCGCTGTCGACTATGTTTTCGTCTGACAATAAATCGATACCGAACCGGAGTCATCAATGACAATGCTTTGATAACCGAACCTCGTTTACTCACCGATGCAACAAAAGTAGAAAAGGAATTCAACTTCTTGCCGGAATAAGTAAAAGGGTTGGTATAACAGATCACACGGGTGTTCTTAAGATTCAATGCAGTAGGTTCAACTTTAATTAGCTGCAATTTCATCATGCCATTAACAACTTCTTCCACACGCGCAGTCGCTATTTTTCGCCCGCTCCCATCTGTAGAATACTTATACACATTAACGATAATACCTTTTTTAATCAGGTAATTTTCGACAATACTATGAGTACGAGGGGCAAAAACACGATAAAAAAGTCTGAGAATGGTAAAACCGATAATATGACGATAGTGCCAAAGCGCCATCACGAGTATAAGGGGCACTGTAATCAACAGAATTTTGGAAAAAACAACAACCAAATCAATTCGGTCGGACCCACTGCCGAATGTCCGCTGGACATCACGCAAATATTCAAGTTGAGCAGTAAAATCCAACATAAGAACAACTTCCAAAGTTCAAATAGTTATAAATAATGGGCACTCACAGCAAACTATCGAAGATGATTTCGAATAAAAACAATCTGTCATACAGTCAATACAATAGATATCAAGTCGTTAGCATGCTGGCAATGAGATGTCTTAATGAGCAGGCTCGCATTACCTTAGGTACTGTTAACTCAACCTTCTGAAAAAGAGTCATCCCCTTACGGGGTACGAAACTTGCCAATCGATGGCAAATGGTTAGTTACTGAGAAACGAGAGACACCGGCACTATGAAGAAAAAACAAGAAACACAGCACACCCAATTTCTGAATACCTGCGATTTTTCCAATTGCCTCGTCTGCGGAGCGTGTTCCAATGGTTGCCCGACTACAGGAGCACCTGATTTAGCAGGCTGGGACACGAGGAAAGTCATGCGTATGCTGGCAAATGGTCTTATTGATGAGGTCATTGCATCAAAGTTCCCCTGGCTTTGTACCGGATGCGGTCGGTGTACCAGCACCTGCCCTGGCGGTCTTGATATACCCTCGATCATGACACACCTCAAGAGTCTGCGGCCGAAGGAGGATATCCCCGGCACACTGTATCAGGGTATGATCAACAACCTCGAAACCGGCAACAATTTGGCTATTTCCCCCAAAGATTACCTTGAAGGCATGGCTGAACTTGGCCACGATTTGGCAAAAGAATGTCCCGGCTTCTATGTTCCTGTTGACAAAGACAATGCCGAAATACTTTTCTTCCCCAACTCCAAAGAAGTCTATGGGGATTTTGAGGATCAATTCTGGTGGTGGAAAATATTTTACGCAGCCAAGGAAAACTGGACGGTTCCTGGAAACAATTGGGAAGCGGTTGATTGGGCTCTTTTCACAGGGAACGATAAAGCAAATGAGGAGCTTGCCAGACGAAAAATAGCCTACATGAAGGATCATTCCATCAAAAAGATGATTATGCCCGATTGTGGTGGCGGGTCCTACGGCTGCCGGAAAGGAATGTCCAAACTGAATACACTGGACCCAGCGAATGAAGTGGGCTTCTTGTACCTGTATGACTATCTCATCGAAATACTTAAGACTGGCCGTATCAAACTGGATAAATCGGTCCATAGTGGCAAAAAATTTACATATCATGACTCGTGCAAACATGGTCGTGAGTTGGCCAGGACCTATGGCAAAGGCTATTTTGATGAGCCTCGGTGGATTCTCAACCAATGTGTGGATAATTTCGTAGAGCTGACTCCCAATCGTGAAAAGAATTATTGTTGTGGAGCTGGTGGAGGTCTCTGGCCCATGCCCTTTGAGGCGCAGTCAGCATGGCATGCCCGATACAAACGTCGCCAGATTAAAGAAAGTGGAGCAGATGTCGTTGTCGTGGGGTGTTCCAACTGTCGCGATCAAATCATGAAACGTATACCCAGGTATTTTGAGGGATGTGAATTTGAAGTCAAATATATATGGCAGTTGGTTGCCGAAGCACTGATTATTGAACCGTGGTCCCAAGAAGAGATCTCGCAAGGTGAAAAGCAAGCAGTGACCCAATGGAAAGCGCTTGATATTTCTCTTGAATCTTAAATGATACCCCCCTTGTATTCTTTTTATAAGGCCCGGTTTTTCCGGGCTTTTCTGTTGCTGCTTTGGCAAAACAATTGTAAAGGATGGAAGGGAATATACAGAATCACAACTTTGGAAAACATGCTCATTCTTTGCAGATTCAGAATATTTTTTACGCTCATTTAAACTTTCGTTGCGTAAACAATTTGCGAGTTCCCCTAATGAAAAGAACTCCCCACTTTCAGACAGACTTATCAAGGTACAATCATGAATTTCGAATTCAGCACAGCCCATAGAATCATTTTCAAACAAGGAGCCTCCCAGCAAATACCAGCTCTTGCAGCCCAATTCGGAGAACGACCATGCCTGGTTATTGGAAGTAATCCGAACAGGACTGCATGGCTTCGCGATGCATTCAACGAGCCTCCATTGATCATTCAAATGGCAACAGAACCGGATACTGACAGCATGGTCAAAGCCGTGGCTGCGGTACGTGATGGCAACTGTGATGTGGTCGTTGCTTTAGGCGGGGGGAGTGTTCTTGACACGGGCAAAGTCCTGTCGGCACTGGCTACGAATAAAAAAGATATATTTGAGTATCTTGAAGTCGTTGGAAGAGGCACGCCACTGACGAATCCACCTCTTCCTATGATCGCAGTTCCCACAACAGCCGGTACTGGTTCGGAAGTTACAGCCAATGGTGTTCTTCTCTCAAACAAGCATGGCGTCAAGGTCAGTCTTCGCTCATCTGAAATGATTCCGAACATATCAGTCATTGACCCGGAATTGACACTCTCAATGCCCCACTCAGTTACAGCGTCAACCGGAATGGATGCCTTAACCCAACTGATTGAAGCCTATGTTTCCAACAAATCGAATCCCATTACAGACGCTCTGTGTAGAGAAGGCATAATGCGCGCCGCCACCTCCCTCCATGCGGCATGTGAAGACGGAAAAAACATAGCCGCCCGTGAGGATATGTGCATCGCAAGTCTGTTTTCCGGGATCGCTCTTGCCAATGCAAAGCTTGGAGCCGTGCACGGATTCGCCGCCCCTATGGGAGGAGAATTCAAAGCTCCCCACGGGATGATCTGTGCCAGCCTCCTGCCTCATGTCATACGTGCAAATATCCAAGCTCTTCGTCTGCGAACACCGGAATCATCCACTTTGTTCAGGTATACTGAAATAGCGGTCATGCTTACTGGTGACGTTACCAATGAGGCAGAAGATGGCGCTGACTGGATTCAAAATTTATGTTCCGAGTTGGGAATCCCTTCACTGGCAGGCTTGGGTGTACCATCAAAAGACTTTGACAAATTGGCTCAAAAAGCCGCCCAAACCAGCAGTATGAAAGGGAATCCGATAGAATTAACCCATGAAGAATTGATTAAAATTCTTGAGAGTGCAGCCTGATCAAAGAAATGACGAAAGCAGAGGTCCTCGTCGGGTGGGTTTGCCCACAAGTTGTGGAACGTACTTATTCAGCAGAAAAATACAAGGAATACAAGAGACAAGGCTCACAACCGTAAACCCTATTCCAGCGGTGGTCACAAAGAACCAATGGGCAGGAAGAGTAGTATGGACCCATGCGGCGTATGGCCCATTCAGAAAATGATAAAAAACGCCGTTAAGACAGAAAAGAATCAAAGCATTCTCTCCCATGAACATGAAGAAAGAGTTTGCTCCAAAACTCTTTGCCAAAAGAAAAACCATGAAACTTCCCATGAGAGCTGTCAGTGGAAAAAGGAAAATATGACCATGGCCGGATGCAAGGATGACTACAGCATCAAACACTCTGAAGGGGCCGGTATTTTCGTCATATGTGAAAATAATTCCCAGCAGACATAGCACACACATTGCCAGGAGCTTCCAACGTGGCCGAGTTCCCAGCAAAACAGATTCTCGCCGAATAATGACACCAACCAGGTAAAAAGAATACACAACCGGTAATTCATGAAGAACCCAGAAATTATATTCCGGAAAGAATCGGAAAGACAATGTGATAAAATATCCTGTAAGATAGAAAACCACTACAGCCAAAAGAAGTCGTGGTGTGGAATTCAAAAACCGCCCTATAC comes from the Pseudodesulfovibrio piezophilus C1TLV30 genome and includes:
- a CDS encoding PilZ domain-containing protein, which encodes MLDFTAQLEYLRDVQRTFGSGSDRIDLVVVFSKILLITVPLILVMALWHYRHIIGFTILRLFYRVFAPRTHSIVENYLIKKGIIVNVYKYSTDGSGRKIATARVEEVVNGMMKLQLIKVEPTALNLKNTRVICYTNPFTYSGKKLNSFSTFVASVSKRGSVIKALSLMTPVRYRFIVRRKHSRQRVTREGAIRVKAWEGNKRKSFWMAKPDLQTINNPARYGEKMRLSVENISAGGMRMFILHPKGGLPTLNQGNELILRVSVWNPKSKKFSYFTVVGVIRSRFRGRGGAIGLGIQFTAEGEKLDGRYSWKSLHGEMKALKQFLHDTTR
- a CDS encoding acyltransferase family protein; the protein is MQFHTTSSRRIPVLDVARFIGITLVYYGHIIERIMYLNNPIASSQYKFIYSFHMPFFYILAGVTLAPEKILLPVKKYLKRLGASRLVPYCFFSLLMALASFVIPGDFPLTDLSSFFGYLAAFISTLRGFPLFNVPLWFLASLVTVEILHYCIGRFLNSTPRLLLAVVVFYLTGYFITLSFRFFPEYNFWVLHELPVVYSFYLVGVIIRRESVLLGTRPRWKLLAMCVLCLLGIIFTYDENTGPFRVFDAVVILASGHGHIFLFPLTALMGSFMVFLLAKSFGANSFFMFMGENALILFCLNGVFYHFLNGPYAAWVHTTLPAHWFFVTTAGIGFTVVSLVSCIPCIFLLNKYVPQLVGKPTRRGPLLSSFL
- a CDS encoding (Fe-S)-binding protein, which codes for MKKKQETQHTQFLNTCDFSNCLVCGACSNGCPTTGAPDLAGWDTRKVMRMLANGLIDEVIASKFPWLCTGCGRCTSTCPGGLDIPSIMTHLKSLRPKEDIPGTLYQGMINNLETGNNLAISPKDYLEGMAELGHDLAKECPGFYVPVDKDNAEILFFPNSKEVYGDFEDQFWWWKIFYAAKENWTVPGNNWEAVDWALFTGNDKANEELARRKIAYMKDHSIKKMIMPDCGGGSYGCRKGMSKLNTLDPANEVGFLYLYDYLIEILKTGRIKLDKSVHSGKKFTYHDSCKHGRELARTYGKGYFDEPRWILNQCVDNFVELTPNREKNYCCGAGGGLWPMPFEAQSAWHARYKRRQIKESGADVVVVGCSNCRDQIMKRIPRYFEGCEFEVKYIWQLVAEALIIEPWSQEEISQGEKQAVTQWKALDISLES
- a CDS encoding iron-containing alcohol dehydrogenase, yielding MNFEFSTAHRIIFKQGASQQIPALAAQFGERPCLVIGSNPNRTAWLRDAFNEPPLIIQMATEPDTDSMVKAVAAVRDGNCDVVVALGGGSVLDTGKVLSALATNKKDIFEYLEVVGRGTPLTNPPLPMIAVPTTAGTGSEVTANGVLLSNKHGVKVSLRSSEMIPNISVIDPELTLSMPHSVTASTGMDALTQLIEAYVSNKSNPITDALCREGIMRAATSLHAACEDGKNIAAREDMCIASLFSGIALANAKLGAVHGFAAPMGGEFKAPHGMICASLLPHVIRANIQALRLRTPESSTLFRYTEIAVMLTGDVTNEAEDGADWIQNLCSELGIPSLAGLGVPSKDFDKLAQKAAQTSSMKGNPIELTHEELIKILESAA
- a CDS encoding Fur family transcriptional regulator, coding for MKNPQDVFADYLSNKSLKMTPQRRLILDTFIKQNAHLSSEELYIKVKRRDKSVGQATVYRTLKLLNEAGLIEPLDFADGVTRYELSYGETHHDHLICEQCGQNIEILDTMIEKRQEELAQEHGFALLRHKMYLYGYCKDCRSKKK